From the genome of Bacteroides sp. MSB163, one region includes:
- a CDS encoding SprT family zinc-dependent metalloprotease: MGGFVVLENVLEDNELGRFLIKVNTRARRLTFRTREDAIYVTIPPGTTLKEIKNAIEELRPRLRVARKKHIRPLIDLNFRIDTEFFKLSLVSGQRERFLSRSELGEMQIICPPGADFADAELQAWLRKVIEEALRRNAKIILPPRLYMLSQKHNLPYQSVKINSSSGRWGSCSARRTINLSYYLVLLPKHLIDYVLLHELSHTREMNHGERFWTLLDELTEGKAQALRKELRQYRTEF; the protein is encoded by the coding sequence TTGGGAGGTTTTGTCGTTTTGGAAAATGTATTGGAAGATAATGAACTTGGACGCTTTCTTATTAAAGTGAATACCCGTGCGCGGCGTTTGACTTTCCGTACGCGGGAAGATGCTATCTATGTAACCATTCCACCGGGAACTACACTAAAAGAGATAAAGAATGCGATAGAAGAACTGCGTCCCCGTTTACGGGTAGCCCGGAAAAAACATATCCGTCCTCTGATAGACTTAAACTTTCGGATTGATACGGAGTTCTTCAAATTAAGTCTTGTAAGCGGACAGCGCGAACGTTTCCTTTCACGCTCCGAGTTGGGAGAGATGCAGATTATCTGTCCGCCGGGAGCCGATTTTGCTGATGCGGAATTACAAGCATGGCTACGTAAAGTTATCGAGGAGGCTCTGCGTCGTAATGCAAAGATCATTCTTCCACCCCGTCTGTATATGCTTTCACAGAAACACAATCTGCCTTACCAAAGTGTAAAAATCAATTCCAGCAGTGGACGCTGGGGGAGTTGTTCGGCACGGCGCACAATCAATCTGTCTTACTATCTGGTTTTGTTGCCGAAACATCTGATAGACTATGTACTTCTACACGAATTGTCTCATACTCGTGAGATGAATCACGGTGAGCGCTTCTGGACACTTCTCGATGAATTGACAGAAGGAAAAGCCCAAGCTTTGCGGAAAGAATTGAGGCAATATCGCACGGAGTTTTAA
- a CDS encoding head GIN domain-containing protein yields the protein MKKLASLLTCICLILSTTACSQSKNYSSGNWGSKKVIASNKYVTKDIKVDNFKKISVAGSPDVTFTQKSGRPEVEVYTSDNIVDLLDIKVKDNTLYIGFKKNVNVSYKKLEVRVSAETLNGISVAGSGDIFLKNGLQTNDNLSINVAGSGDIKGSGIKCNDMKVSVAGSGDINADNITCNNLKVSVAGSGDMVLRNVTATGTEASVAGSGSATITGTTQTATYSVAGSGDLLTEGYEAQRVTASVAGSGSIKCFATEFLKARTSGSGKIGYKGNPELDYPKKSLYKL from the coding sequence ATGAAAAAGTTAGCAAGCCTCCTCACATGTATCTGTTTAATCCTTAGTACAACAGCGTGTTCGCAAAGCAAAAACTACAGTTCAGGTAACTGGGGTAGTAAAAAAGTGATAGCCAGCAATAAATACGTAACAAAGGATATCAAGGTAGATAACTTCAAAAAGATCAGTGTAGCCGGTAGTCCTGATGTTACGTTTACTCAAAAGTCGGGACGCCCCGAAGTAGAAGTCTACACCTCGGACAACATTGTTGACTTGCTGGATATTAAAGTAAAGGACAACACCTTATATATAGGCTTCAAGAAGAACGTCAATGTGTCTTACAAGAAACTCGAAGTACGTGTATCCGCCGAAACTCTGAATGGGATTTCTGTTGCCGGTTCAGGAGATATCTTCCTGAAAAACGGCCTTCAGACTAATGACAATTTATCAATCAATGTTGCCGGTTCAGGAGATATCAAAGGCAGCGGCATCAAATGCAATGATATGAAAGTGTCTGTAGCAGGATCGGGCGATATCAATGCTGATAATATTACTTGTAACAACCTGAAAGTATCCGTTGCAGGATCGGGTGACATGGTATTAAGAAATGTAACAGCTACGGGCACGGAAGCAAGTGTGGCCGGATCAGGCTCGGCAACTATTACCGGTACAACCCAAACAGCTACTTACAGCGTAGCCGGATCAGGTGATTTACTTACAGAAGGTTACGAGGCTCAACGCGTTACTGCCAGCGTAGCAGGTTCCGGCAGCATCAAATGTTTCGCTACCGAGTTCCTGAAAGCACGCACCAGCGGCAGCGGAAAGATAGGCTATAAAGGAAATCCTGAACTGGATTACCCGAAGAAGAGCCTGTACAAACTTTAA
- a CDS encoding glycoside hydrolase family 97 protein, protein MKHSLFIAFFLCLGSFASAQQLTSPDGNLSLEFMEQADGVPAYRLDYKGKPVLTSGRLGLLTEEADLTRGFKQTNLERASVDNYWNPVWGEYNRVRNHYNEMTVTLEQPETGRILNIRFRLFNDGLGFRYELPLQRKMNYLTVKDEVTEFNLTGNHKAFCIPGDYDTNEFAYTTAPLSEIAVDMEKRIAKKSYESKAEGGLTVQTPLMMKSEDGIYLNIHEAALVDYAGMLLNVDDKQFKLSAHLTPDKLGKKGYLQLPVLSPWRTVIVSDDARDILASQLIYNLNEPCQYEDTSWIRPMKFVGVWWEMFTGEGKTWAYSDFYQAKPGITDYAKLKPNGHHPANTAHVKEYIDFASAHGIDGILVEGWNEGWEDWASYRKDRQFLFNKAYPDFDVKELQRYAKEKGVQMVMHHETAANAADYERQLDEAFQFMVDNGYHAVKTGYVGYIIPRNEYHSSQWMNNHYIHVARRAADYKVMVNSHEAVRPTGLCRTYPNWLAQESARGGEFETMGGNDPDHTCILPFTRLKGGPMDYTPGIFETRLSYYNGEKPNERVHTTLVKQMALYMTMPSPIQMVADLPSNYARFPDAFRFIEDVAVDWDNSWYLEAEPGDYITVARKAKGKNEWFVGGITDENSRTATIPFSWLPEGKQYIATIYEDGKDADWDTNPQSYRIRKVVVTPKSVLKQKLAASGGVAISIKEADKAEMKGLKTIR, encoded by the coding sequence ATGAAACATTCTCTTTTTATTGCCTTTTTCCTTTGCCTCGGCTCGTTCGCCTCGGCCCAGCAACTCACTTCTCCTGACGGTAACCTGTCATTGGAGTTTATGGAGCAGGCAGACGGCGTTCCGGCATACCGGCTGGACTATAAAGGCAAACCCGTTTTAACTTCCGGTCGTTTAGGTCTCCTGACGGAAGAAGCCGACCTGACCCGAGGATTCAAACAAACAAACCTTGAACGTGCCTCTGTTGATAACTACTGGAATCCCGTCTGGGGTGAGTACAACCGGGTACGGAATCATTATAACGAAATGACCGTCACCTTGGAACAACCGGAAACAGGACGGATCCTAAATATCCGTTTCCGTCTGTTCAATGATGGTCTGGGCTTTCGCTACGAACTGCCTTTGCAACGCAAGATGAACTACCTCACCGTAAAAGATGAAGTAACCGAATTCAATCTCACGGGAAATCATAAGGCCTTTTGCATCCCCGGTGATTATGATACCAATGAGTTTGCCTATACCACCGCCCCTCTATCGGAAATAGCAGTGGATATGGAGAAAAGAATCGCCAAGAAATCTTATGAATCTAAAGCCGAAGGCGGCCTGACAGTGCAAACCCCGTTAATGATGAAAAGCGAAGACGGCATCTACCTGAATATCCATGAAGCCGCTTTAGTGGATTATGCCGGTATGTTGCTGAATGTAGATGATAAGCAGTTTAAACTGAGCGCCCACCTGACTCCTGATAAATTGGGTAAGAAAGGCTATTTGCAACTGCCCGTGCTGTCTCCCTGGCGTACTGTTATTGTCAGTGATGATGCCCGCGACATTCTTGCTTCTCAATTGATTTATAATCTGAACGAACCTTGCCAATATGAAGATACCTCCTGGATTCGTCCGATGAAATTCGTCGGCGTGTGGTGGGAAATGTTCACAGGCGAAGGAAAGACCTGGGCGTATAGTGATTTCTATCAGGCCAAACCCGGCATTACAGATTATGCAAAACTGAAACCCAACGGCCATCACCCCGCCAATACCGCCCATGTGAAGGAATATATTGACTTCGCCTCCGCCCATGGCATCGACGGAATACTGGTGGAAGGCTGGAACGAAGGTTGGGAAGACTGGGCTTCCTATCGGAAAGACCGTCAGTTCCTCTTCAACAAAGCCTATCCCGACTTCGACGTCAAAGAACTGCAACGTTATGCCAAAGAAAAAGGCGTACAAATGGTGATGCATCACGAAACAGCTGCCAATGCCGCCGACTACGAGCGCCAATTGGATGAGGCCTTCCAGTTCATGGTAGACAATGGCTATCATGCCGTGAAAACCGGTTACGTAGGTTACATCATCCCCCGTAATGAATATCACTCTTCCCAATGGATGAACAACCATTATATTCATGTAGCCCGTCGCGCTGCTGATTATAAAGTAATGGTTAATAGCCATGAGGCGGTACGCCCCACAGGTTTGTGCCGTACTTACCCCAACTGGCTGGCTCAGGAATCTGCCCGTGGCGGAGAGTTCGAAACAATGGGTGGCAATGATCCCGATCATACCTGTATACTGCCTTTTACCCGCCTGAAAGGTGGTCCGATGGACTATACCCCGGGTATTTTTGAGACAAGATTGTCTTATTACAACGGTGAGAAACCCAACGAACGTGTGCATACCACTTTGGTGAAGCAAATGGCACTTTACATGACTATGCCTTCTCCTATCCAGATGGTAGCCGACCTGCCTTCCAATTACGCCCGTTTCCCGGATGCCTTCCGCTTCATTGAAGACGTTGCGGTAGACTGGGACAACAGCTGGTACCTGGAAGCCGAACCGGGAGATTACATCACCGTAGCCCGCAAGGCAAAAGGTAAAAACGAATGGTTTGTTGGCGGCATTACCGATGAGAACAGTCGTACGGCAACGATTCCTTTCTCCTGGCTTCCGGAAGGAAAACAATATATCGCTACCATTTACGAAGATGGCAAAGATGCAGATTGGGATACCAATCCTCAGAGTTATCGTATACGTAAGGTAGTAGTGACACCCAAGAGTGTGCTGAAACAGAAATTAGCCGCCAGTGGCGGCGTTGCCATCAGCATCAAAGAAGCTGATAAAGCGGAGATGAAAGGTTTGAAAACTATCCGCTAA
- a CDS encoding alpha-amylase family glycosyl hydrolase, whose protein sequence is MKKYIFIVSLLCLLAACTGKRQGEAAAKVAALPAVEDVVMYQVNPRVFASEKSFKVVERRLDSIQALGINVVWFMPINEVGQEKSVNSPYCVKDYKGVNPEFGTLDEFKALVATCHQKGMNVIIDWVANHTSWDNAWIVNKEWYTQDEAGNIIFPAGTGWKDVADLNFDNQEMRLAMIEAMRFWVTEIGIDGFRCDAADFVPFDFWKQALDSLRAIPGRSLLMLAEGKRRDHFDAGFDMNYSWDFLESLRDVFVKDAPAQELFATDKAEYDTIPVGKVKLRFTTNHDESAKMSPTKEFGDVRGSMAAFVLTTYLHGGALIYGSQEAGYPEAINFFTYVPVDWTGNSELYQEYCRLMALYNEYPAIRKGGLKTYPQPDVLLFEKQDGKDRVLVAVNVRNREVNVTLPQEWNGHPSKDMYSGTEEKLEAELSLCPYQYRIFKY, encoded by the coding sequence ATGAAGAAATATATATTTATTGTAAGTCTGCTGTGCCTGCTTGCTGCCTGTACAGGTAAGCGGCAGGGCGAAGCGGCGGCGAAAGTTGCGGCATTGCCTGCTGTGGAAGATGTGGTGATGTATCAGGTCAATCCGCGTGTCTTTGCTTCTGAGAAGTCGTTCAAGGTGGTGGAACGTCGCTTGGATTCCATTCAGGCATTGGGAATCAACGTGGTGTGGTTTATGCCGATCAATGAAGTGGGGCAGGAGAAATCAGTGAATTCCCCCTATTGTGTGAAGGACTATAAAGGAGTGAATCCGGAGTTCGGTACTCTGGATGAGTTTAAGGCTTTGGTTGCCACTTGCCATCAGAAGGGGATGAATGTGATTATCGACTGGGTAGCCAATCATACTTCCTGGGACAATGCCTGGATTGTCAACAAAGAATGGTATACGCAGGATGAGGCCGGAAACATAATCTTTCCTGCCGGAACCGGTTGGAAGGATGTGGCTGACTTAAACTTTGATAATCAGGAGATGCGCCTGGCAATGATTGAAGCCATGAGGTTTTGGGTTACAGAAATCGGCATCGATGGCTTCCGTTGCGATGCGGCGGACTTTGTTCCCTTCGACTTCTGGAAACAGGCGCTCGACTCTTTGCGTGCCATCCCCGGGCGTTCGTTACTGATGCTGGCTGAAGGGAAAAGACGCGACCACTTTGATGCTGGTTTCGATATGAATTATTCCTGGGACTTTCTGGAGTCACTTCGCGATGTATTCGTAAAAGATGCTCCGGCACAGGAACTGTTTGCTACGGATAAAGCGGAGTATGACACTATCCCTGTAGGAAAAGTGAAACTGCGTTTTACCACCAATCATGATGAGTCGGCAAAGATGTCGCCTACTAAAGAATTCGGAGATGTGCGCGGCTCTATGGCAGCTTTCGTACTGACTACTTATCTGCATGGAGGAGCGTTGATTTATGGTTCACAAGAGGCGGGTTATCCCGAAGCTATCAACTTCTTTACGTATGTTCCGGTGGATTGGACGGGGAACAGTGAACTGTATCAGGAATACTGTCGTCTGATGGCTCTTTACAACGAGTATCCGGCTATCCGTAAAGGGGGATTGAAGACATATCCGCAACCCGATGTGCTGCTCTTTGAAAAACAGGATGGTAAAGACCGTGTGTTGGTTGCTGTAAATGTACGTAATCGTGAAGTAAATGTGACGCTTCCGCAAGAGTGGAACGGACATCCAAGTAAAGATATGTATAGCGGAACAGAAGAGAAGCTGGAAGCAGAACTGAGTCTGTGCCCTTATCAGTATCGAATCTTTAAGTATTGA